In Bacillus sp. FJAT-45037, the following are encoded in one genomic region:
- a CDS encoding FAD/NAD(P)-binding protein, translating into MMKQWLIIGGGIQGVTLASYLRIKKQLPAEAIAIVDPHEKPLAMWKHCTNNTGMEYLRSPSIHHLHPDAFNLERFAKKKSWKKSTAFVPPYDRPTLALFNKHSDELVQDLSLLESWVTGKVSQLSKRSDGWEVKLSNGDCLSSRHVVVAIGLSEHPIWPNWAEKLKDKGASINHIFHKQSLTIEKDSNVFVVGGGISAVQTALKVSSQTNYPVHIMSRHPFRTKQFDSDPGWLGPKYMRLFMQETSTQKRRDMIASARHRGSLPGELHAAFRRSETAGNVQSVISDVASADFDGARIHLTLKNGQTWSGDKVVLATGFHATPPGLEWLKPTIREHHLRCHTCGYPIVEDDTLEWDEGLFVMGALAELSLGPVARNISGARRGAERILSTIIAT; encoded by the coding sequence ATGATGAAACAGTGGCTTATTATTGGTGGGGGTATTCAAGGAGTCACCCTTGCTAGTTACCTACGAATTAAAAAACAGCTTCCGGCTGAGGCGATCGCTATTGTCGACCCACACGAAAAACCACTAGCGATGTGGAAACATTGTACGAATAACACAGGGATGGAATATTTGCGCTCACCTTCCATTCACCACCTGCATCCCGATGCGTTTAATCTAGAGCGCTTCGCGAAAAAAAAGTCATGGAAAAAATCGACCGCCTTTGTTCCGCCTTATGACCGCCCAACACTTGCTTTGTTCAATAAGCATAGCGATGAATTAGTGCAAGATTTATCTCTATTAGAGAGTTGGGTAACAGGTAAAGTCTCTCAACTTTCTAAACGATCGGATGGTTGGGAGGTCAAGTTGAGCAATGGTGATTGTCTATCTAGCCGTCATGTTGTCGTTGCCATCGGATTAAGCGAACACCCTATTTGGCCTAACTGGGCTGAAAAACTAAAAGATAAAGGTGCTTCAATTAACCATATTTTTCATAAACAATCATTAACAATAGAAAAAGATTCAAATGTCTTCGTTGTAGGTGGGGGCATCAGTGCTGTGCAAACCGCTCTAAAAGTAAGTAGCCAAACAAACTACCCTGTTCATATTATGTCAAGACATCCATTCCGAACGAAGCAATTCGACTCTGACCCGGGTTGGCTCGGTCCTAAGTATATGCGCCTATTCATGCAAGAAACATCAACACAAAAAAGACGAGACATGATTGCTTCTGCACGTCATCGCGGCTCACTTCCCGGAGAACTGCATGCTGCGTTTCGAAGATCAGAAACAGCTGGTAATGTTCAGTCTGTGATTAGTGACGTGGCTTCTGCTGATTTTGATGGAGCACGTATTCACCTTACTTTGAAAAATGGTCAGACATGGAGTGGGGACAAAGTTGTACTTGCAACAGGCTTTCATGCTACTCCCCCTGGTTTAGAGTGGCTAAAACCAACCATACGTGAACACCATTTGCGTTGCCACACATGTGGATATCCTATTGTTGAAGATGACACACTTGAGTGGGATGAAGGACTTTTTGTGATGGGCGCATTAGCAGAGCTATCATTAGGGCCCGTTGCTAGAAACATCTCAGGAGCCAGACGTGGAGCTGAACGAATCTTATCGACTATAATAGCAACATAA
- the accB gene encoding acetyl-CoA carboxylase biotin carboxyl carrier protein, protein MYKVSEIKELIRALDRSNLSELTLKGENKALLTLKKQGDTEAEVATQVIPPVQLESEKAPVSINASEPKTKEPTTNEDKTAKTKKTEDQEGVEHIISPMVGTFYTSSSPDSEPYVAVGDEVKEGEVVCIVEAMKLMNELEAELNGKVVEIFVENGELVEYGQPLFALQASK, encoded by the coding sequence ATGTATAAAGTGAGTGAGATCAAGGAATTAATTCGTGCGTTAGATCGTTCGAATCTATCTGAACTGACACTAAAGGGTGAAAACAAAGCGCTATTAACATTAAAAAAACAAGGGGATACTGAAGCTGAAGTAGCGACTCAAGTTATCCCACCTGTGCAACTAGAAAGTGAGAAAGCACCTGTTTCGATTAATGCAAGTGAGCCGAAAACAAAAGAGCCTACTACGAATGAAGACAAGACTGCAAAGACAAAGAAAACAGAAGATCAAGAGGGTGTAGAACATATTATTTCACCGATGGTTGGAACCTTCTATACGTCGTCATCTCCTGATTCAGAACCTTATGTTGCAGTAGGTGATGAGGTCAAAGAAGGGGAAGTTGTTTGTATTGTGGAAGCGATGAAACTAATGAATGAATTAGAAGCTGAACTAAATGGAAAAGTCGTTGAAATCTTCGTAGAAAACGGAGAGCTAGTTGAGTATGGACAGCCATTGTTTGCTTTGCAAGCTAGCAAGTGA
- a CDS encoding DUF3006 family protein: MLDRIVDQNVAVLLVGLEEKEYTLPVHRLPKCAASGDMFVVEVEDGKIMTIKRDTRKKEALNKTTHDTLNKLKSNQKSKFKRKQ; encoded by the coding sequence GTGTTAGACAGAATTGTTGATCAAAATGTGGCTGTCTTACTAGTAGGACTAGAAGAAAAAGAGTACACGCTCCCTGTTCATCGCTTACCTAAATGTGCTGCATCTGGAGATATGTTTGTTGTTGAAGTAGAGGATGGCAAGATTATGACCATCAAACGTGACACACGAAAAAAAGAAGCTCTAAATAAAACGACACATGACACACTTAACAAGCTCAAATCTAACCAAAAAAGCAAGTTCAAACGCAAGCAATGA
- a CDS encoding dimethylarginine dimethylaminohydrolase family protein: MKTNGCQTEYGLLRSVLLCEPLFMKIEEPINETQEHYKEENIDVEVAKSQHKDLVKALKQEGIDVHLLPAREDLPEQVFTRDIGFTIDETIYIGALKREIRQGEEQILKEFLTDNTYKFQEIKEGTIEGGDVMIDENIVYVGDSSRTSLSSIDQLKLAHPNRELELIKFDEAYLHLDCVFNPLSPEVALIYRDAIDREDVRRLESRYQLIDVSEEEQFTLATNVLSIGKGKIIALPQNKETNEKIVQAGFEIIEVDLSEIIKSGGAFRCVTMPIERN; the protein is encoded by the coding sequence ATGAAGACGAATGGCTGCCAAACAGAATACGGCTTATTACGTTCGGTTCTCTTATGTGAACCATTGTTTATGAAGATTGAAGAACCAATTAATGAGACGCAAGAGCATTATAAAGAAGAAAATATTGATGTAGAGGTGGCTAAAAGCCAACATAAAGATCTTGTGAAAGCCTTAAAACAGGAAGGAATTGATGTTCACTTGCTTCCTGCTAGAGAGGATCTACCTGAGCAAGTGTTCACAAGAGATATCGGTTTTACCATTGATGAGACGATCTACATCGGAGCATTGAAAAGAGAGATTCGTCAAGGAGAAGAGCAAATACTTAAAGAGTTTTTGACGGACAATACTTACAAGTTCCAGGAGATTAAGGAAGGTACGATTGAAGGCGGCGATGTTATGATCGATGAAAACATTGTCTATGTAGGAGATAGTAGTCGTACATCCCTTTCCTCTATTGATCAATTAAAGCTTGCTCACCCAAATCGCGAGCTAGAATTAATTAAGTTTGATGAGGCTTACTTGCATCTAGATTGCGTTTTTAACCCTCTTTCACCAGAAGTTGCGTTAATTTACCGAGATGCAATCGACCGAGAAGATGTACGACGATTAGAAAGTCGCTATCAGCTAATTGATGTATCTGAAGAAGAGCAATTCACATTAGCGACGAATGTGTTAAGTATTGGTAAAGGAAAAATTATTGCTTTACCGCAAAATAAGGAAACGAACGAAAAAATTGTTCAAGCTGGTTTTGAGATCATTGAGGTTGATCTATCGGAAATCATTAAATCAGGTGGGGCATTTAGATGTGTGACCATGCCAATTGAACGAAACTAA
- a CDS encoding lmo0937 family membrane protein gives MWTILIIIFILWLLGFSFEIAGNLIHLLLVVALVVFIIRMLTGRRV, from the coding sequence ATGTGGACTATATTAATTATTATTTTCATTTTATGGCTACTTGGATTTAGCTTCGAGATTGCTGGGAATCTAATTCACCTTCTTCTAGTCGTAGCATTAGTCGTATTCATCATTCGTATGCTAACAGGAAGAAGAGTATAG
- a CDS encoding GTP-binding protein, which yields MSNKKIPVTVLSGYLGAGKTTILNHVLHNRDGLKVAVIVNDLSEVNIDSSMIKNGGGISRVDEKLVEMSNGCICCTLREDLMEEVKRLSEEGKYDYILIESTGIGEPLPVAQTFSYADEESGLDLTDICELDTMVTVVDAYRFWHDFESGESLLDRGQAVNEEDEREIVDLLIDQIEFCDVLLLNKCDLVADEDVEEMEKILRKLQPQAKFLRITEGKVDPKEILNTGLFDFERSSQSAGWLKELHTEHVPETEEYGISSYVYRSRKPFHPERLMNAIQEWPSNVVRSKGVCWLSTRNDIAALLSQAGPSMVFEPAGLWVDAMSDEDKAMIFEDEPEIKEKWDQTYGDRMTELVLIGIELEPRELEAYFNHCVLTDEEMIQNWSSFPDPIPAWPELTEV from the coding sequence GTGTCAAATAAGAAAATACCAGTAACAGTGTTGAGTGGATATCTAGGTGCAGGAAAAACAACAATCTTAAATCATGTATTACATAATCGAGACGGACTCAAAGTGGCTGTGATTGTAAATGACTTAAGTGAAGTCAATATTGACTCTTCGATGATCAAGAATGGCGGAGGAATTTCGAGGGTTGATGAAAAACTCGTTGAAATGTCTAACGGCTGTATTTGCTGTACATTGAGAGAAGACTTGATGGAAGAAGTAAAAAGACTTTCGGAAGAAGGTAAGTATGACTACATTTTAATTGAATCCACGGGAATCGGTGAACCACTACCTGTTGCGCAAACATTCTCTTATGCTGACGAGGAAAGCGGCTTGGACTTAACCGATATTTGTGAATTAGATACAATGGTAACAGTTGTTGATGCATATCGTTTTTGGCATGACTTTGAGTCTGGGGAATCTCTTCTAGATCGTGGGCAAGCGGTAAATGAAGAAGATGAACGGGAAATTGTTGATCTATTAATTGACCAAATAGAGTTTTGTGATGTGCTACTCTTAAACAAATGCGATCTAGTGGCAGATGAGGATGTAGAAGAGATGGAAAAGATCCTTCGAAAACTCCAACCACAAGCTAAGTTCCTTCGCATTACAGAAGGAAAAGTCGATCCGAAAGAAATTTTAAACACGGGGTTATTTGATTTTGAACGGTCTAGTCAATCGGCAGGTTGGTTAAAAGAACTACACACAGAGCATGTTCCAGAAACAGAGGAGTATGGAATCTCAAGTTATGTGTACAGAAGTCGCAAACCATTTCATCCGGAGCGCTTAATGAATGCGATCCAAGAATGGCCAAGTAATGTCGTCCGTTCCAAAGGGGTCTGCTGGTTATCAACAAGAAATGATATTGCAGCCTTACTGAGTCAAGCGGGACCTTCTATGGTATTTGAACCTGCAGGATTGTGGGTAGATGCGATGTCTGATGAAGATAAGGCGATGATTTTTGAAGACGAACCTGAAATCAAAGAAAAGTGGGACCAAACATACGGAGATCGTATGACTGAGCTTGTTCTAATTGGAATTGAGCTAGAACCAAGAGAACTTGAGGCCTACTTTAATCATTGTGTACTAACAGACGAAGAGATGATACAAAATTGGTCATCCTTCCCTGATCCTATTCCAGCATGGCCAGAGCTGACGGAAGTATAA
- a CDS encoding chemotaxis protein CheW, giving the protein MSSEAAIKTDIKVIVFQLKDEEYAIEVDYIQSIERMQPVTRIPRTFPFVTGVMNLRGVITPIINLRKRFGIEEKEFDEATRILVISKEDIEIGFIVDGANDVIDIPVGKIEPTPEVVGGVEAEYLRGVVKLNKRLFTLLNLEKVIQES; this is encoded by the coding sequence TTGTCAAGCGAAGCAGCTATTAAAACAGATATTAAAGTCATTGTATTTCAATTGAAAGATGAAGAGTATGCTATTGAGGTTGATTACATTCAATCGATCGAGCGCATGCAGCCAGTGACAAGGATTCCTCGGACATTCCCATTTGTAACAGGTGTTATGAACCTACGTGGTGTGATCACACCTATTATAAATTTAAGAAAAAGATTCGGGATTGAAGAGAAGGAATTTGATGAGGCAACTCGTATTCTTGTCATTTCAAAAGAAGATATTGAAATTGGATTTATCGTTGATGGGGCAAATGATGTCATTGATATTCCTGTTGGGAAAATTGAGCCAACACCTGAAGTAGTCGGCGGTGTTGAAGCTGAATACTTACGTGGAGTGGTCAAACTCAACAAGAGGTTATTTACTCTATTAAACTTAGAAAAAGTCATTCAAGAATCATAA
- a CDS encoding TetR/AcrR family transcriptional regulator has product MKVKPTKDRIVDAALLLFEEQGYHAVTVDKIVKESGTSKGGFYHNFRSKDELLYTIHDSFITYILTKAEDAYQKYDTPAERLYETVKSFVMMFDLYRPHVTVFYQESLYLSSDYFQTIKIKRDRYKKMMFRVVEEGIEQGEFRQEIPVPITSMAIFGMTNWTYKWYKDTGNYSINEIAMIYADLVMHSVLTQEARGKLEYQRFFLKKDSLKGDDQYV; this is encoded by the coding sequence ATGAAGGTGAAACCGACAAAAGATCGGATTGTAGACGCTGCGTTATTGTTATTTGAGGAACAGGGGTATCATGCGGTGACTGTAGACAAAATCGTCAAGGAAAGCGGAACATCAAAAGGAGGATTTTACCATAATTTCCGCTCAAAAGATGAACTGCTCTACACCATTCATGATTCATTCATTACATATATCTTAACGAAAGCAGAGGATGCTTATCAGAAGTATGATACTCCTGCTGAGAGGCTTTATGAAACAGTCAAATCTTTCGTGATGATGTTTGATTTATATCGCCCTCACGTCACAGTGTTTTATCAAGAGTCCTTATATTTAAGTTCAGATTATTTTCAAACGATTAAAATTAAGCGTGATCGCTATAAAAAGATGATGTTTCGTGTCGTTGAAGAAGGCATTGAGCAAGGTGAGTTTAGGCAAGAAATTCCCGTTCCAATCACTTCGATGGCGATTTTTGGCATGACGAACTGGACGTACAAATGGTACAAAGACACAGGAAACTATTCGATCAATGAAATTGCAATGATTTATGCTGATCTTGTGATGCATTCAGTACTCACACAAGAGGCAAGAGGAAAACTTGAGTATCAACGATTTTTTTTGAAAAAAGATTCATTAAAAGGAGATGATCAATATGTATAA
- a CDS encoding MBL fold metallo-hydrolase: MTKRLLLLFILCVSLVACEASVGTQQASKVMQNEDELIVSFFNVGQGDATLLQTKDITILIDAGRHDREDVVELLHGAGVEEIDLFVGTHPHADHIGQADRVLQSFPVEEVWMSGDTHTTRTFERTIAAIASSDVNYYEPRAGEVFDIGSLRIEVLNPSELTGDFHEGAIGLRVDHGEVGWLFMADIEVDVELDLVDAGVNLEADVIRLGHHGSSTSSHEDFLDQVNARYAVYSAGVDNEYGHPHREVIERLNQRPLEWFGTDLHGNIYMKSDGENIVVELEKEPSGKTEATSEVPCIDVNVATIEELSYIVHIGEERAEELVTLRPIKDLKQLTDIHGIGQGRLSDILDEEVACLYGGE, from the coding sequence ATGACAAAAAGATTGTTGCTTTTATTTATTCTTTGCGTGTCTCTTGTCGCTTGTGAGGCATCGGTAGGAACTCAACAGGCTAGTAAAGTCATGCAAAATGAAGACGAACTGATTGTATCATTTTTTAACGTAGGTCAAGGGGATGCGACGTTATTACAGACTAAGGACATTACTATCCTTATTGATGCAGGAAGGCATGATCGAGAGGATGTTGTTGAATTATTACACGGTGCTGGGGTCGAGGAGATTGATTTGTTTGTGGGGACACATCCGCATGCAGATCATATAGGTCAAGCCGATCGTGTGCTACAATCATTTCCTGTAGAGGAAGTATGGATGTCTGGGGATACGCATACAACTAGAACATTTGAACGAACGATTGCGGCGATAGCTTCTTCTGATGTGAATTACTATGAGCCTCGTGCAGGAGAGGTGTTTGACATTGGTTCATTGCGTATTGAGGTATTAAATCCTTCTGAACTAACAGGTGATTTTCATGAAGGAGCGATTGGACTTCGAGTGGATCATGGAGAAGTAGGTTGGCTATTTATGGCGGATATTGAAGTCGATGTTGAGTTAGATCTAGTAGATGCTGGCGTGAATTTGGAGGCTGATGTGATTCGGCTTGGTCATCATGGTTCATCGACTTCGAGTCATGAAGACTTCTTAGATCAAGTGAATGCGCGCTACGCTGTTTATTCAGCGGGTGTCGACAATGAATACGGGCACCCTCATCGAGAAGTAATTGAACGACTTAATCAACGTCCATTAGAGTGGTTTGGGACCGATCTTCATGGGAATATTTATATGAAGAGTGATGGTGAGAACATTGTTGTTGAGCTAGAAAAAGAACCTTCTGGCAAAACAGAAGCAACGAGTGAAGTGCCATGCATCGATGTGAACGTGGCGACGATTGAAGAGCTTAGTTATATTGTCCATATCGGTGAAGAACGAGCAGAAGAGCTTGTGACGTTGCGCCCAATCAAAGACTTAAAGCAGTTAACCGACATTCACGGGATCGGTCAAGGAAGACTAAGTGACATCCTTGATGAAGAAGTCGCCTGTTTATATGGGGGTGAATAA
- a CDS encoding chemotaxis protein CheA translates to MINSEYLDVFLDESQEHIQSINDHLLKLEQAPDDLSIVGEVFRSAHTLKGMAATMGFEDLAHLTHNMENVLDLIRNQKLDVTSEVMDVVFVAVDDLEAMVEDIASGGEGKRDVSEVVAKLERIEKGEAEPSNVAEEEVAATIVSDASLTELKERYDEFERTVLEQSFEQGYYAYQIEVTLDEQAMLKAARVFMVFEVLEQVGEVIKSTPTADQLEEEKFDETFLVTLVSKVEADEVKQRILKISEIKDVVVQPFNKSDLASADEDTAVVKEQSKVEALAPTVAKNDAKPKSAPKQTQPQKKAANDSNKTIRVNIERLDVLMNLFEELVIDRGRLEQIASELRNTELNETVERMSRISGDLQEIILNMRMMPVEQVFNRFPRMVRSLSKDLNKKVNLEIIGADTELDRTIIDEIGDPLVHLIRNSIDHGIETPEQRREQGKNEEGTVVLKAYHSGNNVFIEIEDDGAGIDRHKILQKALANGVVTEEEAEKMTDPQVFGLLFASGFSTAEKITDVSGRGVGLDVVRNTFESLGGIVTVNSTLGKGSIFSIQLPLTLSIIDVMLVEVREEKYAIPLSSIVETAIVNKNDVYSAHNKKVIDFRGKVVPLVFLQDIFDVPGEQEEENFYSLVIINKGDKVAGLVVDSLIGQHDIVLKSLGNYLTNVFAISGATILGNGQVALIVDTNALIK, encoded by the coding sequence TTGATTAATTCAGAGTACTTGGACGTGTTTCTAGATGAGAGTCAAGAGCACATACAATCGATCAATGACCACTTACTAAAATTAGAGCAGGCTCCAGATGATTTATCGATTGTTGGGGAGGTCTTTCGTTCCGCTCATACACTCAAAGGTATGGCAGCGACGATGGGGTTTGAGGATTTAGCTCACCTTACTCACAATATGGAAAATGTTTTAGACCTTATCCGCAACCAAAAGCTAGATGTGACATCAGAAGTGATGGATGTTGTGTTCGTCGCAGTTGATGATCTAGAAGCGATGGTTGAAGATATTGCTAGTGGTGGTGAAGGTAAAAGAGATGTTTCTGAAGTTGTGGCGAAACTTGAGAGAATTGAAAAGGGAGAAGCAGAACCTTCAAACGTTGCCGAAGAAGAAGTAGCAGCAACGATTGTATCAGATGCTTCATTGACCGAGCTTAAGGAACGCTATGATGAATTCGAACGAACCGTGCTTGAGCAATCATTCGAGCAAGGGTATTATGCATATCAAATTGAAGTGACCTTAGATGAACAGGCGATGCTTAAAGCTGCGCGTGTATTTATGGTGTTTGAGGTGCTTGAGCAAGTTGGAGAAGTCATTAAATCTACTCCGACAGCGGACCAGCTTGAGGAAGAAAAGTTTGACGAGACCTTCCTTGTTACGCTTGTTTCTAAAGTGGAGGCAGATGAGGTCAAGCAACGGATCTTAAAAATTTCTGAGATCAAGGATGTTGTTGTTCAACCGTTCAACAAATCAGATCTTGCTAGTGCTGATGAAGATACTGCTGTTGTAAAAGAACAATCTAAAGTAGAAGCACTAGCTCCGACTGTAGCAAAAAACGATGCCAAGCCGAAATCTGCACCAAAACAAACGCAACCACAAAAGAAAGCCGCAAATGATTCAAATAAGACGATCCGTGTCAATATTGAGCGTCTTGATGTATTAATGAATCTATTTGAAGAGCTTGTAATTGACCGTGGTCGCCTAGAACAGATTGCAAGCGAACTTCGAAACACCGAACTGAATGAAACGGTTGAGCGTATGTCACGTATTTCTGGTGATCTACAAGAGATCATTCTTAATATGCGAATGATGCCAGTTGAGCAAGTGTTTAATCGCTTCCCACGTATGGTAAGAAGTTTATCAAAAGATCTAAACAAGAAAGTAAACCTTGAAATCATTGGTGCCGATACAGAACTAGATAGAACGATCATTGATGAGATTGGCGACCCACTTGTTCACTTGATTCGTAACTCGATTGATCATGGGATCGAAACACCTGAACAGCGTCGTGAACAAGGAAAGAATGAAGAAGGTACGGTTGTGCTAAAGGCGTATCATAGCGGTAACAATGTCTTTATTGAAATTGAAGATGATGGAGCGGGAATTGATCGTCATAAAATTCTTCAAAAAGCTTTAGCAAACGGAGTTGTCACGGAAGAAGAAGCAGAGAAAATGACTGATCCACAAGTGTTTGGGTTGTTATTTGCTTCGGGTTTCAGTACAGCAGAAAAGATTACCGATGTATCAGGACGCGGCGTTGGATTAGATGTGGTTAGGAACACCTTTGAATCTTTAGGTGGAATTGTCACCGTCAACTCGACGCTTGGGAAAGGCTCAATTTTCTCCATTCAATTACCTCTGACACTTTCAATTATCGATGTCATGCTTGTTGAAGTGCGAGAAGAGAAGTATGCTATCCCACTTTCATCCATTGTGGAAACGGCGATTGTTAATAAGAACGATGTGTATAGTGCACATAATAAAAAGGTGATTGATTTCCGCGGGAAGGTTGTACCACTGGTCTTCTTGCAAGATATCTTTGATGTGCCAGGGGAGCAAGAAGAAGAAAACTTCTATTCTCTTGTAATCATTAACAAAGGTGATAAAGTGGCAGGACTAGTTGTAGATTCATTAATCGGACAACATGACATCGTCTTGAAGTCTCTCGGAAATTACTTAACAAATGTCTTTGCGATTTCTGGTGCTACGATTTTAGGTAACGGTCAAGTTGCTCTTATTGTTGATACAAATGCATTAATTAAGTAA
- a CDS encoding response regulator — MASVLIVDDAAFMRMMIKDILSKNGFEIVGEAANGQEAVNQYKELKPDLVTMDITMPEMDGIQALKAIKEQDASAKVIMCSAMGQQSMVIDAIQSGAKDFIVKPFQADRVLESINKVLG; from the coding sequence ATGGCATCTGTATTAATAGTAGATGATGCAGCTTTTATGCGAATGATGATCAAGGACATTTTATCAAAAAATGGATTTGAAATTGTTGGGGAAGCAGCGAATGGACAAGAAGCTGTGAATCAGTATAAAGAATTAAAGCCTGATTTAGTGACAATGGATATTACAATGCCTGAAATGGATGGAATTCAAGCCCTTAAAGCGATTAAAGAACAAGATGCATCGGCAAAAGTAATTATGTGTTCTGCGATGGGACAGCAATCAATGGTTATTGATGCCATACAATCTGGAGCAAAAGATTTCATTGTAAAACCTTTTCAAGCCGATCGTGTGCTAGAATCGATCAACAAAGTATTAGGTTAA
- a CDS encoding acyl-CoA carboxylase subunit beta: MDMLDHINELEERREKVKLGGGEARIDAQHNRGKMTARERIDLLVDEGTFIELNPFIEHRGLDYGSAEAPGEGVVTGYGKVDGRLIFIFAQDFTVFGGALGEMHAQKIAKVMDLAAENGAPIIGLNDSGGARIQEGVLSLDGYGHIFYRNAIYSGVVPQISVIMGPCAGGAVYSPAITDFVFMVEKTSQMFITGPKVIESVTGAKINSEDLGGAKVHSSISGSAHFTAPSEEQVLKDVRRLITFLPQNHEEKTPVKKPSNPKPLDERIEELIDIVPVDGTKVYDVRHVIQKIVDEEDFLEVQPKFAKNIVCGFARIEGESVGIIANNPKMMAGGLDIDSSDKCSRFIRFCDCYNIPLITFEDVSGFIPGVQQEHGGIIRHGAKILYAYSEATVPKITVILRKAFGGAYVALNSKAIGADVVFAWPNAEIAVMGPEGAANIIFAKEINDSDNPEATRAAKIADYRSRFANPYVAAANGMVDDVIDPRDTRMSLASALAMLRNKKKQLPKKKHGNIPL; this comes from the coding sequence ATGGATATGCTCGATCACATTAATGAGCTAGAAGAACGTCGTGAAAAAGTTAAGCTTGGGGGTGGCGAGGCAAGAATAGATGCCCAACATAATCGCGGAAAGATGACAGCGCGTGAGAGAATTGATCTACTTGTTGATGAGGGAACGTTTATAGAATTAAACCCTTTCATTGAACACCGAGGATTAGACTATGGTTCAGCGGAGGCTCCGGGTGAAGGTGTAGTAACGGGGTATGGCAAAGTAGACGGACGCCTTATTTTTATCTTTGCTCAAGATTTCACCGTATTCGGTGGCGCACTAGGTGAAATGCACGCTCAAAAGATTGCGAAGGTCATGGATTTAGCTGCTGAAAATGGTGCACCGATCATTGGATTAAATGATTCTGGTGGGGCTAGAATTCAAGAGGGTGTTCTTTCTCTTGATGGCTATGGACATATCTTTTATCGTAATGCGATTTATTCAGGTGTGGTTCCACAAATTTCTGTGATTATGGGACCTTGTGCAGGTGGAGCTGTTTATTCACCAGCTATTACAGATTTTGTGTTTATGGTGGAAAAAACGAGTCAAATGTTTATTACGGGGCCAAAAGTAATTGAAAGTGTGACGGGAGCAAAAATCAATAGTGAGGATCTCGGTGGTGCAAAGGTTCATTCAAGCATAAGTGGGAGTGCTCATTTTACAGCGCCATCAGAAGAGCAAGTGCTTAAAGACGTACGTCGCTTAATCACCTTCTTACCTCAAAATCATGAAGAGAAGACGCCTGTTAAGAAGCCATCAAATCCAAAGCCACTTGATGAGCGCATCGAAGAATTGATTGATATCGTTCCTGTAGATGGAACGAAAGTGTATGATGTTCGACATGTGATCCAGAAAATTGTTGATGAGGAAGACTTCTTAGAAGTACAACCTAAATTCGCTAAAAATATCGTCTGTGGATTTGCTCGTATTGAGGGAGAGTCGGTCGGAATTATCGCAAACAATCCGAAAATGATGGCAGGTGGACTTGATATTGATTCATCGGATAAGTGTTCAAGATTCATCCGTTTCTGTGACTGTTATAATATTCCTCTAATTACGTTTGAAGATGTGAGTGGTTTTATTCCAGGTGTGCAACAAGAGCATGGGGGAATCATTCGACATGGAGCGAAAATTTTATATGCGTATTCAGAAGCAACCGTACCAAAAATCACTGTGATTTTGAGAAAAGCATTTGGTGGCGCTTATGTCGCTTTAAATAGTAAAGCAATCGGAGCAGATGTTGTCTTTGCTTGGCCTAATGCAGAAATAGCTGTTATGGGTCCAGAGGGGGCAGCGAATATCATTTTCGCAAAAGAAATTAATGATAGTGATAACCCTGAAGCAACACGAGCAGCGAAAATTGCTGACTATCGTTCGCGTTTTGCAAACCCATATGTCGCAGCAGCAAACGGCATGGTTGATGACGTGATCGATCCAAGAGATACTCGGATGAGCCTTGCCAGTGCGCTCGCTATGCTTCGCAACAAGAAGAAACAGTTGCCGAAGAAAAAGCATGGAAATATTCCGCTTTAA
- a CDS encoding IDEAL domain-containing protein → MNNPFAMDHNVYRQLEIIKSLQKRTESTVQSLYAQAVLEYSIYHFHKSELLELIDRSLVERDRDAFELYSLELNQHINRYQEGKTIVENGYELHLTFE, encoded by the coding sequence ATGAATAATCCTTTTGCAATGGATCATAACGTGTATAGACAATTAGAAATAATAAAGTCATTACAAAAACGTACTGAATCAACTGTCCAATCTCTATATGCCCAAGCTGTTCTAGAATATTCTATCTATCATTTCCACAAGTCCGAATTACTTGAATTAATTGATCGATCATTAGTTGAACGCGACAGGGACGCTTTTGAACTATACTCTTTAGAGTTAAATCAACATATAAATCGCTATCAAGAGGGAAAAACAATCGTAGAAAACGGGTACGAATTGCACCTCACATTTGAATAG